In Epinephelus fuscoguttatus linkage group LG15, E.fuscoguttatus.final_Chr_v1, a genomic segment contains:
- the LOC125902011 gene encoding uncharacterized protein LOC125902011, with product MTVNLYKNGTIIVQGNLKLFEMDFLLIKERAQQERSSSTHSSQVPAPSCLTTEQPPEEKEPTSPEQVKFTELERELVQLRELISQQPCQPTTAQPDPCTTSAQSWRLAALTALTEEVKELRGEREEHRRELTSLSKEVEELRGEREEHRRELTSLSKEVEELRGEREEHRRELTSLSKEVKELRGEREEHRRELTSLSKEVEELRGEREEHSRALTTLSEQPQERGGATQDLDEKLDHNQDPVSSQDPPIQEPTPTPSFTSSPQTSTSPHSTRPAQQREKTDIVLLIDSNGKFLNEKKLFPTHNVAKIWCPNTHHAIDLLSEERLGSPSHIIIHTGTNDLRSQQERVSESLKRVTEKASTTFPNSRVVISTLLPRKDFHPDTIHRINSSLSRDCAQRPNVHLAHHPTLDISCLYDHVHLFKSTVPIFAQTLKSVALNRDQSTARRKSTSAHNPHRTPRHPQPTSRPTQWRQDHPQPHPHHVQIRPHKGNHDPPQARPQSLLSLGPHPNHNDKSHTLAH from the exons ATGACAGTAAACTTATACAAGAATGGGACTATCATAGTGCAGGGGAACCTCAAACTGTTTGAGATGGACTTCCTCCTTATAAAGGAAAGAGCCCAGCAGGAGAGATCTAGCTCCACTCACAGTTCCCAGGTCCCAGCTCCCAGCTGCCTAACTACTGAGCAGCCCCCTGAAGAGAAGGAGCCCACCAGCCCAGAGCAG GTGAAATtcacagagctggagagagaactTGTACAACTGAGAGAGCTGATCAGCCAACAGCCATGCCAGCCCACCACAGCTCAGCCTGATCCCTGTACCACATCAGCACAGAGCTGGCGTctagcagcactgacagctctgacagaggaggtgaaggagctcagaggagagagagaggagcacaggagagaacttacctctctgtcaaaggaggtggaggagctcagaggagagagagaggagcacaggagagaacttacctctctgtcaaaggaggtggaggagctcagaggagagagagaggagcacaggagaGAACTTACCTCTCTCTCAaaggaggtgaaggagctcagaggagagagagaggagcacaggagaGAACTTACCTCTCTCTCAaaggag gtggaggagctcagaggagagagagaggagcacagcagagcactcaccactctgtcagaacagcctcaggagagaggtggagctACACAGGACCTGGATGAAAAACTAGACCACAACCAGGACCCTGTGAGCAGCCAGGACCCACCAATCCAAGAACCTACCCCCACCCCCAGCTTCACATCCAGCCCACAGACCAGCACCTCCCCTCATTCCACCAGACcagcacaacagagagagaagacagacattgtCCTCCTCATCGACTCCAATGGAAAATTcctaaatgaaaagaaactttTCCCCACCCACAACGTGGCTAAAATCTGGTGTCCAAACACCCACCATGCCATAgacctgctgtcagaggagcGGCTTGGATCTCCGAgtcacatcatcatccacaCTGGCACCAATGATCTGCGGAGCCAGCAGGAGAGGGTGTCAGAGTCACtcaagagagtgacagagaaagccTCCACCACCTTCCCCAACAGCAGAGTGGTCATATCCACTCTGCTCCCAAGGAAAGACTTCCACCCTGACACCATCCACAGGATCAACAGCAGCCTGTCCAGAGACTGTGCACAGAGACCCAATGTCCACCTAGCCCACCACCCCACCCTGGACATCAGCTGTCTCTATGACCACGTCCATCTGTTTAAAAGCACAGTCCCCATCTTCGCCCAAACACTGAAAAGCGTCGCTCTCAACAGAGACCAATCCACGGCCCGCAGAAAGAGCACATCAGCCCACAACCCCCACAGAACACCAAGACATCCTCAACCAACATCCAGACCAACACAATGGAGACAAGACCACCCTCAGCCCCACCCACATCATGTCCAAATCAGACCCCACAAAGGCAACCATGATCCCCCTCAAGCCAGACCACAGTCACTCCTGTCCCTAGGGCCCCACCCCAACCACAACGACAAGAGCCACACCTTAGCCCACTGA